A part of Olleya sp. Bg11-27 genomic DNA contains:
- the ppk1 gene encoding polyphosphate kinase 1, protein MTNHIIDNKYINRELSWLQFNHRVLQEAADETVPLIERLRFLGIFSNNLDEFFKVRYATVKRIDYAGKAGKSQLGGIKASELLEIITNIVIKHQTESLKILSDIQKKLEAENIFILREAKITKSQKQYLRKYFLDKVSPALVTIVLNSEIKLPNLKDSAAYLAVNMHMADSTNQYALIEISKNMDRFIVLPKDGETDNIIMLDDLLRLFLSDIFNIFDYTKITAHMIKITRDAELDLDSDLTKSFMEKMSDSVKDRQDGEPVRFVYDKTIDKSTLAFLMDKMGIDNTDSIIPGGRYHNRRDYMGFPSLGRTDLLYDKIIPLQVKGLSLQGSIFEAIAKKDFLLYAPYNTFSYVVKFLREAAIDPKVKTIKITIYRLAQISHVASSLINAAKNGKKVTVSMEIQARFDEEANIAYAEQMQREGVNLIFGVQGLKVHSKMCIIEREEDKKIKRYGFISTGNFNESTAKIYTDYTLFTANQKVLKDVNKVFSFFEVNYKIYRFKHIITSPHYTKNKFFRLIDQEIANVKQGNPAYLKLKMNSISSYQMIDKLYEASQAGVKIQMIVRGICCLVPGVKGVSENIEVISIVDKFLEHTRLYVFCNNNNPKVYISSADWMTRNIENRVEVSCPIYEEDIKDELLDTFEICWKDNVKARILNKAQNNSYKRNDAPKFRSQFEAYNYLKNKLDA, encoded by the coding sequence ATGACTAATCATATTATCGATAATAAATACATCAATAGGGAATTAAGTTGGTTACAATTTAATCACCGAGTATTGCAAGAGGCTGCAGATGAAACTGTTCCACTAATAGAGAGACTGCGTTTTTTAGGGATTTTTTCAAATAATTTGGACGAATTTTTTAAGGTACGTTATGCAACCGTAAAACGAATTGATTATGCTGGTAAGGCTGGTAAAAGCCAACTTGGAGGTATAAAAGCTTCAGAGTTATTGGAAATTATTACCAATATTGTAATCAAGCATCAAACAGAAAGTTTAAAAATTTTAAGTGATATTCAGAAAAAGTTAGAAGCAGAAAATATTTTCATATTGCGAGAGGCAAAAATCACTAAATCTCAAAAACAATATCTTAGAAAGTACTTTTTAGATAAAGTGAGCCCTGCACTTGTAACTATAGTTTTAAATTCAGAAATTAAGTTGCCTAATCTTAAAGATAGTGCCGCTTATTTAGCTGTTAATATGCACATGGCAGATAGTACTAACCAATATGCTTTAATAGAAATTTCTAAAAACATGGATCGTTTTATTGTCTTACCAAAAGATGGAGAGACTGATAATATTATTATGTTAGACGATTTATTACGTTTATTTTTAAGTGATATTTTTAACATTTTTGATTACACCAAAATAACGGCTCACATGATTAAAATCACTAGAGATGCCGAGTTGGATCTGGATAGTGATTTAACTAAAAGCTTCATGGAAAAAATGAGCGATAGTGTAAAGGATAGACAGGATGGAGAGCCTGTTAGATTTGTTTACGATAAAACTATTGATAAATCCACTTTAGCATTTTTAATGGATAAAATGGGTATTGACAATACTGATAGTATTATACCGGGTGGACGTTACCATAATCGAAGAGATTATATGGGCTTTCCTAGCTTGGGACGTACGGATTTATTATATGATAAAATAATACCATTACAAGTTAAAGGATTGAGTTTACAAGGTAGTATTTTTGAAGCGATAGCTAAGAAGGATTTTTTGTTATATGCACCTTATAATACATTTTCTTATGTTGTTAAATTTTTACGAGAAGCAGCCATAGATCCAAAAGTAAAAACGATAAAAATTACTATTTACAGACTCGCTCAGATATCTCATGTGGCTAGTTCTTTAATTAATGCTGCAAAAAACGGTAAAAAAGTAACCGTATCGATGGAGATTCAGGCCCGTTTTGATGAAGAGGCTAATATTGCTTACGCAGAACAAATGCAGCGCGAGGGAGTTAATTTAATTTTTGGAGTACAAGGACTTAAGGTACATAGTAAGATGTGTATTATTGAGCGTGAAGAAGATAAAAAAATAAAGCGTTATGGTTTTATAAGCACTGGGAACTTTAATGAGTCTACTGCAAAAATATATACTGATTACACTTTATTTACAGCCAATCAGAAAGTGTTGAAAGACGTTAATAAAGTCTTTAGCTTTTTTGAAGTTAATTATAAAATTTATAGGTTTAAACATATAATTACCTCTCCGCATTATACTAAAAATAAATTTTTCAGATTAATCGATCAGGAGATTGCTAATGTTAAACAAGGAAATCCGGCCTATTTGAAATTAAAAATGAATAGTATTTCTAGTTATCAAATGATCGATAAACTTTATGAAGCTAGTCAAGCAGGGGTTAAAATACAGATGATTGTTAGAGGTATTTGTTGTTTAGTTCCTGGTGTAAAAGGGGTTAGTGAAAATATAGAAGTAATTAGTATCGTTGATAAATTTTTAGAACATACAAGACTGTATGTTTTTTGTAACAATAACAATCCAAAAGTATATATATCTTCTGCAGATTGGATGACTAGAAATATCGAAAATAGGGTAGAAGTAAGTTGCCCAATTTATGAGGAAGATATAAAGGATGAGTTGTTAGATACTTTTGAAATTTGTTGGAAGGATAATGTCAAGGCTAGAATTTTGAATAAAGCACAAAACAATTCTTATAAAAGAAATGATGCTCCAAAATTTAGATCACAATTTGAAGCTTATAATTATTTAAAAAATAAATTAGATGCTTAA
- a CDS encoding Ppx/GppA phosphatase family protein: protein MLNIQKYAAIDIGSNAVRLLISNIVEEKDKPTRFKKSSLVRVPVRLGADVFIKDEISEHNIHRMLDTIQAFKLLMQTHGVVKYKACATSAMREAKNGLEVAKLIKKKTGVQIDVIEGEEEAAIIAATDLQTYIDPNKTYLYVDVGGGSTEFSVIDKGGKIASKSFKLGTVRLLNDMVKKEVWLELETWIKKQTSSYEKIEVIGSGGNINKIFKVSGKAIGKPLSYFYLTSYYNMLQTYSYEERISILDLNQDRADVIIPATRIYLSAMKWCGAKDIYVPKIGLADGIIKSIYNDTVSSHTKLN from the coding sequence ATGCTTAATATTCAAAAATACGCAGCTATTGATATTGGATCTAATGCTGTTAGGCTATTAATATCGAATATTGTTGAAGAAAAGGATAAGCCAACCCGTTTCAAAAAGAGCTCGTTGGTAAGGGTTCCTGTCAGATTAGGTGCGGATGTGTTTATAAAAGATGAAATTTCAGAACATAATATTCATCGAATGCTTGATACCATTCAAGCGTTTAAATTATTAATGCAAACACATGGTGTTGTAAAGTATAAAGCATGTGCAACGTCAGCAATGCGCGAAGCTAAAAATGGGTTAGAAGTCGCTAAATTAATAAAGAAGAAAACTGGCGTTCAAATTGATGTTATAGAAGGAGAGGAGGAAGCAGCTATTATAGCAGCTACAGATTTACAAACCTATATTGATCCCAATAAAACCTATTTATATGTAGATGTAGGTGGAGGAAGTACAGAGTTTTCTGTTATCGATAAAGGTGGGAAAATAGCGTCTAAATCCTTTAAGTTAGGAACTGTTCGATTATTAAACGATATGGTAAAAAAGGAAGTCTGGTTAGAGCTTGAGACCTGGATAAAAAAACAGACTTCAAGTTATGAAAAAATAGAAGTTATTGGTTCCGGAGGAAACATAAATAAAATCTTTAAAGTTTCGGGGAAAGCTATAGGTAAACCGTTGTCTTACTTTTATTTAACATCGTATTATAATATGTTACAAACGTATTCTTATGAAGAACGTATTTCAATATTGGATTTAAATCAAGATAGAGCTGATGTCATTATTCCGGCAACACGTATCTATTTGTCTGCCATGAAATGGTGTGGCGCTAAAGATATCTATGTTCCTAAAATTGGACTTGCGGATGGTATCATAAAAAGCATATATAATGATACAGTATCTAGCCATACAAAGTTAAATTAA
- a CDS encoding porin family protein, giving the protein MKKTILLLTFVLTSFYGFSQDALYGVRAGYNISNLDFDPNVPNGVENAHRNGFFIGFFGEYSLSESFSFAPEVQFSAEGAKDEELRINYIQVPLFFKYKIGKSLAIGLGPQASLKGHSYEDGLKNFGFSALGGLEYLISDEFFIDFRYSYGLSNVLDDNAIDLEAKNTNMQIGVGVKF; this is encoded by the coding sequence ATGAAAAAAACTATTTTACTATTAACTTTTGTATTAACCTCTTTTTATGGATTTTCTCAAGACGCTTTATACGGTGTCAGAGCAGGTTATAATATTTCTAATTTAGATTTTGATCCGAATGTACCGAATGGAGTTGAAAATGCTCACAGAAATGGCTTTTTTATTGGTTTTTTTGGAGAGTATAGTTTGTCTGAATCGTTTTCATTTGCGCCAGAAGTTCAATTTTCTGCAGAAGGAGCAAAAGATGAAGAATTACGTATTAACTATATTCAAGTACCCCTATTCTTTAAATATAAAATCGGAAAATCTTTAGCAATAGGTTTAGGACCTCAAGCAAGTTTAAAAGGCCATTCTTATGAGGATGGATTGAAAAACTTTGGTTTCTCTGCGTTGGGAGGATTAGAGTATTTAATCTCAGATGAGTTTTTTATAGATTTTAGATATTCTTATGGTTTATCTAATGTCTTAGATGATAATGCTATTGACTTAGAAGCTAAAAATACAAACATGCAAATTGGTGTTGGAGTAAAATTCTAA
- a CDS encoding tRNA-(ms[2]io[6]A)-hydroxylase codes for MLGLKLPTDPRWVNIVEKNIEEILTDHAYCEQKATSTAISLIVGFPEYTDLVQEMVALVKEEISHFKMVHDLILKNGWVLGRDRKDDYVLQLITFFPKGGSRTTQLVHRLLYAALIEARSCERFRLLSEELEDKSLAEFYRNLMVSEANHYTMFLGFARQYGDRTEVDKKWNDLLEYEAQIMQNLSKRETIHG; via the coding sequence ATGCTGGGACTTAAATTACCAACAGATCCACGTTGGGTAAATATAGTAGAAAAAAATATAGAAGAAATACTAACAGATCATGCTTATTGCGAGCAAAAAGCAACGAGTACAGCCATATCATTAATTGTAGGTTTTCCTGAATATACAGATTTAGTTCAAGAAATGGTTGCTTTAGTAAAAGAAGAAATTAGCCATTTCAAAATGGTTCATGATTTAATTCTTAAAAATGGTTGGGTTTTAGGTCGAGATAGAAAAGATGATTACGTATTACAGTTAATAACGTTTTTTCCTAAAGGAGGTAGTAGAACCACACAATTAGTACACAGACTTCTATATGCTGCTTTAATTGAAGCTAGAAGCTGCGAACGTTTTAGATTGTTATCGGAAGAGTTAGAAGACAAATCCTTAGCTGAGTTTTACCGTAACCTTATGGTTAGTGAAGCAAACCACTACACTATGTTTTTAGGATTTGCTAGACAATATGGAGACAGAACTGAAGTCGATAAAAAATGGAACGACTTATTAGAGTATGAAGCTCAAATCATGCAAAACCTAAGTAAAAGAGAAACAATACACGGTTAA
- a CDS encoding DUF4738 domain-containing protein, which yields MNKFTLLILGILIAFLSCDGRDRINKTPRQVLLENKLLDSFSENIQYFPKEYTEVKTDTILSNGFRISIKNYSDMQHSVLQTSKNESIINKHYFRKFISEIEVFKDDKQIFEQVINDDFLSLQTSDYINNEIYIDQVKSLETNTVHLIASLCIPRAANCAIFNIVIDANGLYNITKQS from the coding sequence ATGAATAAATTCACACTTTTAATTTTAGGTATTCTAATTGCTTTCTTAAGTTGTGACGGTCGTGACCGTATAAATAAAACACCTCGACAAGTATTACTTGAAAACAAACTGTTAGATTCCTTTTCTGAGAATATACAATATTTCCCTAAAGAATATACCGAGGTAAAAACAGATACAATCCTTAGCAATGGATTTAGAATTTCAATCAAGAACTATTCCGACATGCAGCATTCGGTATTACAAACTTCTAAAAATGAATCCATTATAAATAAACATTATTTCAGAAAGTTTATATCTGAAATCGAAGTTTTTAAAGATGACAAACAAATCTTTGAACAAGTTATAAATGATGATTTTCTGTCCTTACAAACCTCAGATTACATAAATAATGAGATTTATATAGATCAAGTAAAATCTCTAGAAACCAATACAGTCCATTTAATTGCGTCACTATGCATTCCTAGAGCGGCAAATTGTGCAATTTTTAATATAGTTATTGATGCTAATGGCCTATATAATATAACAAAACAGAGTTAA
- the dnaX gene encoding DNA polymerase III subunit gamma/tau has product MEHFVVSARKYRPQTFKDVVGQSAITNTLLNAIENNHLAQALLFTGPRGVGKTSCARILAKMINSDGNETGDEDYAFNIFELDAASNNSVDDIRSLTDQVRIPPQVGKYKVYIIDEVHMLSQAAFNAFLKTLEEPPKHCIFILATTEKHKIIPTILSRCQIFDFKRITVTDAKNYLKYIAKEQGVNAEDDALHIIAQKADGAMRDALSIFDRVVSFAGKELTRQSVTENLNVLDYETYFESTDYILENKIPELLIQFNKTLSKGFDGHHYIAGLASHFRDLLVCKNPITVELLEVGEDTKNKYLEQSKKASQDFLIKGINLANDCDLKYKSSKNQRLLVELTLMQLASITFDGEKKNSSRFIIPPSYFKKIGITPVKVTIPEKKVDTNTNTGSPANSASQKPAEPTKSKIILENGITSNKRRTSGLSLKSIRAKKEHLIKQLDVVVDEENLPREPFNQDELTEVWNAFVTKIEGEGKFNLASILSIDKPTLGPDGFSIQLTFPNSTNKVEVERQSFDLMSYLRKNLKNYDVTLDISINEELDTKYAYTPLEKYEKLKEKNPNLELLRTTFDLDV; this is encoded by the coding sequence TTGGAACACTTTGTAGTATCAGCAAGAAAGTATAGACCTCAAACATTTAAAGATGTTGTAGGGCAATCTGCTATTACAAATACATTACTAAATGCTATTGAAAATAATCATTTAGCACAAGCTTTACTATTTACTGGTCCTCGTGGTGTTGGTAAAACTAGTTGTGCTCGTATTTTAGCTAAAATGATTAATAGCGATGGTAACGAAACTGGAGATGAAGACTATGCTTTCAATATCTTTGAACTGGATGCTGCCTCTAACAACTCGGTGGATGATATTAGAAGTTTGACAGACCAAGTCCGTATCCCGCCACAAGTTGGTAAATACAAAGTATATATTATTGACGAGGTCCACATGTTATCTCAAGCTGCTTTTAATGCCTTTTTAAAAACATTAGAAGAGCCTCCAAAACATTGTATATTTATTTTAGCAACTACTGAAAAGCATAAAATAATACCAACTATTCTATCACGTTGTCAAATTTTTGATTTTAAACGTATAACAGTTACAGATGCCAAAAACTACTTAAAATATATTGCAAAAGAACAAGGTGTAAATGCCGAAGATGATGCCTTACACATTATTGCACAAAAGGCTGATGGTGCTATGCGTGATGCTCTCTCCATATTTGATAGAGTCGTTAGTTTTGCTGGAAAAGAATTAACTAGACAATCCGTTACAGAAAATTTAAACGTTTTAGATTACGAAACTTATTTTGAAAGTACAGATTACATATTAGAAAATAAAATCCCAGAATTGCTAATACAGTTTAATAAGACATTATCCAAAGGATTTGATGGTCATCACTATATTGCTGGTTTAGCCTCTCACTTTAGAGATTTACTAGTTTGTAAAAACCCTATTACTGTAGAATTATTAGAGGTTGGTGAAGACACTAAAAATAAATACTTAGAGCAATCAAAAAAAGCGAGTCAAGACTTTTTAATAAAAGGAATTAACTTAGCTAACGATTGTGATTTGAAATATAAGAGTAGTAAAAATCAACGACTCCTCGTCGAACTAACTTTAATGCAACTTGCCTCTATCACTTTTGATGGAGAAAAAAAAAATAGCAGTCGGTTCATAATTCCCCCTTCTTATTTCAAGAAGATAGGAATTACACCTGTTAAAGTTACAATCCCAGAAAAAAAGGTAGACACTAACACTAATACAGGAAGTCCTGCCAATTCTGCATCACAGAAACCAGCAGAACCGACTAAATCTAAAATAATATTAGAAAACGGAATAACATCTAATAAAAGACGTACTTCAGGTTTATCATTAAAAAGTATTAGAGCAAAAAAAGAGCATCTAATTAAACAACTTGATGTTGTAGTAGACGAAGAAAACCTTCCCAGAGAACCATTTAATCAAGACGAATTAACAGAAGTATGGAATGCTTTTGTAACTAAAATTGAAGGAGAGGGTAAATTTAACTTAGCCTCTATCCTATCCATAGACAAACCAACATTAGGGCCTGACGGGTTTTCTATACAATTGACATTTCCAAATTCGACCAATAAAGTTGAAGTCGAGCGTCAGTCATTTGACTTAATGTCTTACTTACGTAAAAACTTAAAAAATTACGATGTTACTTTAGATATTTCAATTAATGAAGAGCTGGATACTAAATACGCTTACACACCTCTCGAAAAATACGAGAAGTTGAAAGAAAAGAATCCAAATTTAGAATTACTCCGCACAACATTTGACTTAGACGTATAA
- the rsmD gene encoding 16S rRNA (guanine(966)-N(2))-methyltransferase RsmD yields the protein MRIVSGQFKGRRITAPKKLPVRPTTDMAKEALFNILNNQYYLDDISVLDLFSGTGNISYEFASRGTEQIIAVDQDHGCIKFINETATSFEMDIQTIKSDVFKFLEKTKQQHTIIFADPPYEFTVEEFSKIPELIFTNSLLETDGLLIVEHSKYTDLSQATNYSHSKSYGGNTFSFFKNEPSDEEE from the coding sequence ATGCGCATTGTATCAGGACAATTTAAAGGAAGACGAATTACTGCTCCAAAAAAGCTACCTGTCAGACCTACAACAGACATGGCTAAAGAAGCTTTATTTAATATCTTAAATAACCAATATTACTTAGATGACATATCTGTACTAGATTTGTTTTCAGGAACAGGAAACATAAGCTATGAGTTTGCTTCTAGAGGAACAGAGCAAATTATCGCTGTAGATCAAGATCATGGTTGTATTAAATTTATAAATGAAACTGCCACTAGTTTTGAAATGGACATACAGACCATAAAAAGTGATGTATTTAAGTTTTTAGAAAAAACGAAACAGCAACATACTATAATTTTTGCAGATCCACCATACGAGTTTACAGTTGAAGAATTTTCAAAAATACCGGAATTAATTTTCACCAATAGCTTATTAGAAACGGATGGGTTGCTTATTGTTGAGCATTCTAAATATACAGACTTGTCGCAAGCCACTAATTATAGTCACTCTAAAAGTTATGGAGGAAACACTTTTAGCTTTTTTAAAAATGAACCTTCAGACGAAGAAGAATAA
- a CDS encoding DUF3822 family protein encodes MAVTNNNHIDLTNLELSIQISLSGHSFCVLDTNTKTIIELKAEKFSIKKTPSELLDAIKHLFNTETILKQVFKSINIIHVNDWSTIVPKPLFEESALADYLKFNTKILKTDFITFDEISANDSINVYVPFTNINNFIFDRFGSFTYNHFSTILIEQLLTFEKHSSTSKVYINTADATFEIIVLNKGKLLLYNTFEFHTKEDFIYYLLFTLEQLQLNPETIDVLFLGDIDEDNPLFKIAYKYIRNVSFGNRIDTYAFAEKPLHNHSYFTLLKSL; translated from the coding sequence ATGGCAGTAACGAATAATAATCATATCGATTTAACCAACCTAGAATTGTCCATTCAAATTAGTTTGAGTGGACATTCTTTTTGTGTTTTAGATACAAACACAAAAACGATTATAGAACTTAAAGCTGAAAAATTTTCTATTAAAAAGACACCGTCCGAACTTTTGGATGCAATCAAACACCTTTTTAATACAGAAACAATACTTAAACAAGTCTTTAAATCTATTAACATTATACATGTAAATGATTGGTCTACAATAGTTCCAAAACCATTATTTGAAGAAAGCGCTTTAGCAGATTATTTGAAATTTAACACTAAAATTTTAAAGACCGATTTTATTACTTTTGATGAGATCTCTGCAAACGATAGTATCAATGTTTATGTTCCTTTTACAAACATAAACAACTTCATTTTTGATCGCTTTGGAAGTTTTACATACAATCATTTTTCGACTATTTTAATAGAACAATTATTGACTTTTGAAAAACATAGCAGCACATCCAAAGTGTATATAAATACTGCTGATGCTACTTTTGAAATTATTGTATTAAACAAAGGTAAATTACTGCTTTATAATACTTTTGAATTCCATACAAAAGAAGACTTTATCTATTATTTATTGTTTACCTTAGAGCAACTACAGCTTAATCCAGAAACTATTGACGTTTTATTTTTAGGAGATATCGATGAAGATAATCCGCTGTTTAAGATAGCGTATAAATATATAAGAAACGTGTCCTTTGGTAATAGGATCGACACTTATGCTTTCGCTGAAAAACCATTACATAATCATTCATATTTCACCTTACTAAAAAGCTTATAA
- a CDS encoding ATP-dependent RecD-like DNA helicase, whose protein sequence is MTSSQFYSLIRQHFPFNPTSKQDILLLQLSEFILNDKEKGVFLLKGYAGTGKTTIIGTIVANLWHAKKSAVLMAPTGRAAKVISNYSKKEAFTIHKKIYFPKKEKGGGVQFVLQPNKHKDTIFIVDEASMIPDTPSDSKLFENGSLLDDLMQYVYQGKNCKLLLIGDTAQLPPVKLDISPALDENVLSLNYDKSVTKMELDEVVRQGEGSGILENATILRETIADGFFDSFKFDLRDFKDIVRLVDGYEIMDAINDAYSNFGYEDTSIIVRSNKRANLYNQQIRSRILFSENELSAGDYLMVVKNNYFWLKPTSEAGFIANGDIIEVLEIFSIKELYGFRFAEVKVRMVDYPKMQPFETVLMLDTIEAETPSLPYEDSNRLYQEVQKDYEDETSKYQKFLKTKNNSFFNALQVKFSYAITCHKSQGGQWNTVFVEQPYLPNGIDKDYLRWLYTAITRAKDKLYLIGFKDEFFEEDH, encoded by the coding sequence ATGACCAGTTCTCAATTTTATTCCCTTATAAGACAGCATTTTCCGTTCAATCCGACCTCAAAACAAGATATTTTACTTTTGCAACTTTCTGAGTTTATTTTAAATGATAAAGAAAAAGGCGTGTTTTTGTTAAAAGGTTATGCCGGTACAGGTAAAACCACCATTATTGGTACGATTGTAGCCAATTTATGGCATGCAAAAAAAAGTGCAGTGCTAATGGCTCCAACTGGTCGTGCAGCCAAAGTAATCTCTAATTATTCCAAAAAAGAGGCGTTTACCATCCATAAAAAAATATATTTTCCTAAAAAAGAAAAAGGAGGAGGCGTACAATTTGTGTTGCAACCCAATAAACATAAAGATACTATTTTTATTGTTGATGAAGCGTCAATGATACCAGATACCCCAAGTGATTCTAAATTATTTGAAAATGGATCACTTTTAGATGACTTAATGCAGTATGTCTATCAGGGTAAAAATTGTAAATTGTTATTAATCGGTGATACAGCACAGTTGCCGCCTGTAAAATTAGATATAAGTCCAGCGTTAGATGAAAACGTATTGAGTCTTAATTATGATAAGTCCGTTACTAAAATGGAATTGGACGAAGTTGTAAGACAGGGAGAAGGCTCTGGGATTTTAGAAAATGCAACTATTTTGAGAGAAACCATTGCTGATGGTTTTTTTGATAGTTTTAAGTTTGATTTAAGAGACTTTAAAGATATTGTTAGGCTTGTTGATGGTTATGAGATTATGGACGCTATAAATGATGCTTATAGCAATTTTGGTTATGAGGATACCAGTATTATTGTAAGAAGTAACAAACGCGCTAACCTATATAATCAACAAATACGAAGTCGTATTTTATTTAGTGAGAACGAATTATCTGCGGGAGATTATTTAATGGTGGTTAAGAATAATTATTTTTGGTTAAAACCAACTTCAGAAGCTGGTTTTATTGCAAATGGTGATATTATTGAAGTCCTAGAAATTTTTAGCATTAAAGAATTGTATGGGTTTAGATTTGCAGAAGTAAAAGTTAGGATGGTGGATTACCCAAAAATGCAACCGTTTGAAACTGTTTTAATGTTAGATACTATTGAAGCAGAAACGCCATCATTACCTTATGAAGATTCAAACAGGCTGTATCAAGAGGTGCAAAAAGATTATGAAGATGAAACAAGTAAATATCAAAAATTTTTAAAAACTAAAAACAATAGTTTTTTTAATGCATTACAAGTTAAGTTTAGTTATGCAATTACATGTCATAAGTCTCAAGGTGGTCAATGGAATACTGTTTTTGTAGAACAACCTTATTTACCTAATGGAATTGACAAAGATTACTTAAGATGGCTTTATACAGCTATAACTAGAGCTAAAGATAAATTATATTTAATTGGTTTTAAAGACGAATTTTTTGAAGAAGACCATTAA
- the kdsB gene encoding 3-deoxy-manno-octulosonate cytidylyltransferase has protein sequence MKIIAMIPARYSASRFPGKLMKDLGGKPVITRTYEATVDTKLFDDVIVVTDSAIIYDEIDKIGGHVLMSKKEHECGSDRIAEAVEDLDIDIVINVQGDEPFTDAESLKKLIKVFKEDSDKEVDLASLMVHITDWDEIKNPNTVKVIVDQQNFALYFSRSPIPYPRDESVAVKYFKHKGVYAFRKEAILDFYKLPMLTLEASEKIECIRYLEYGKRIKMVETDIQGVEIDTPEDLERAKKLWK, from the coding sequence ATGAAGATAATAGCAATGATTCCAGCACGATATAGTGCCTCCCGTTTTCCTGGTAAGCTTATGAAAGACTTAGGAGGAAAACCGGTAATAACACGTACCTACGAGGCTACGGTTGACACCAAATTATTTGATGACGTTATAGTGGTCACTGATAGTGCTATTATTTATGATGAAATCGATAAAATTGGTGGTCATGTTTTAATGAGTAAAAAAGAACACGAGTGTGGTAGTGATCGTATTGCAGAAGCTGTTGAAGATTTAGATATAGATATCGTTATTAATGTGCAAGGTGACGAGCCTTTTACGGATGCGGAATCCCTTAAAAAATTAATTAAGGTTTTTAAAGAAGATTCAGACAAAGAAGTTGATTTGGCTTCATTAATGGTGCATATTACTGACTGGGACGAAATTAAAAATCCAAATACAGTCAAAGTAATTGTAGATCAACAAAACTTTGCTCTTTATTTTTCTAGAAGTCCAATACCTTATCCAAGAGACGAATCTGTAGCGGTCAAATATTTTAAACATAAGGGCGTGTATGCCTTTAGAAAAGAAGCAATACTTGATTTTTATAAGTTACCGATGTTGACTTTGGAAGCTTCTGAAAAAATAGAATGTATTAGATATTTGGAATACGGAAAGCGTATTAAAATGGTGGAAACGGATATTCAAGGTGTAGAAATAGATACACCTGAAGATTTAGAACGTGCAAAAAAACTATGGAAGTAA
- a CDS encoding HAD family hydrolase yields the protein MEVNYSQIKVIGFDADDTLWVNETYFREAEVQFAKLLNQFETENKIDQELFKMEMKNLPVYGYGVKGFVLSMVEMALELSNNTVSNQTISKILDIGKDMINEEVELLDGVEDVLQQLSKKYKLIVATKGDLLDQERKLEKSGLLDYFHHIEVLSDKKEANYSKLLNHLEIKPSEFLMIGNSLKSDVLPLINIKAKAVHVPFHTTWAHEQVVVNTEESKQYKTLKSLKDLPKLLQQ from the coding sequence ATGGAAGTAAATTATAGTCAAATTAAAGTTATTGGTTTTGATGCAGATGATACACTTTGGGTTAATGAAACCTATTTTAGAGAAGCGGAAGTCCAGTTTGCAAAGTTGTTAAACCAGTTTGAAACTGAAAATAAAATTGACCAAGAGCTATTTAAAATGGAAATGAAAAATCTTCCAGTATATGGTTATGGTGTTAAAGGATTTGTATTGTCAATGGTAGAAATGGCTTTGGAATTGTCAAATAATACGGTGTCAAATCAAACCATATCTAAAATTTTGGATATTGGAAAAGATATGATTAACGAAGAGGTGGAATTATTAGATGGAGTAGAGGATGTATTACAACAGTTATCAAAAAAATATAAATTAATAGTCGCAACCAAAGGAGATTTATTAGATCAAGAACGTAAACTTGAAAAATCAGGACTGTTGGATTATTTTCACCATATTGAAGTTTTAAGCGATAAAAAAGAAGCCAATTATTCTAAATTATTAAACCATTTAGAGATAAAACCATCTGAGTTTTTAATGATAGGAAATTCTTTAAAATCAGATGTGTTACCTTTAATTAATATAAAAGCTAAGGCTGTACATGTTCCATTTCATACCACTTGGGCACATGAACAAGTAGTCGTAAATACAGAAGAGTCAAAACAATATAAAACATTAAAGAGTCTAAAAGACTTACCTAAACTATTACAACAATAA